Proteins from a genomic interval of Gordonia sp. SL306:
- a CDS encoding rhamnulokinase, with translation MSRSSRSAQVAAIDLGATSGRVMLADISQGRLELEQVARFDNGPVQIWNGNRTALHWDLPGLFRDACAGLAEAGRQSDNLVGIGVDSWAVDYALLREGRMLGLPHHYRDARTTDGVEAVHAELGPVDLYLRNGLQFLPFTTVYQLAAENRDGLLDEADSALLIPDLITYWLTGRRGTERTNASTTGLLGINGEWDVAMMERLALPVGLFPDIVETGTDQGPLLTDVADRLGLVERPHVTAVASHDTASAVAAIPMDPSSAAYISCGTWGLVGVELEAPEVSRAGWKANFTNEVGADGRIRYLHNVMGLWLLSETVRQYQRDGYRADLAELLAQAAEVTSGFEVFDTDDARFLPPGDMPGRIRDWYAERGMQPPMTRPEMVRAIVESLAAAFAHSVRTAAELSRKDVRTVHMVGGGSQNRLLCQLTADRLGLPVQAGPVEATALGNVLITARAHDLIDGDLEAMRTIVADRFPPQHYAPRRSRSTRHHAAVGAGKA, from the coding sequence ATGAGCCGCTCATCACGGTCCGCCCAGGTCGCCGCGATCGACCTGGGCGCGACCAGCGGACGCGTGATGCTCGCCGACATCTCGCAGGGTCGGCTGGAACTCGAACAGGTCGCGCGATTCGACAATGGTCCGGTCCAGATCTGGAACGGGAATCGCACGGCGCTGCACTGGGATCTGCCCGGCCTGTTCCGCGACGCCTGTGCCGGGCTCGCGGAGGCGGGCCGCCAGTCCGACAATCTGGTCGGTATCGGCGTCGACTCGTGGGCGGTCGACTATGCACTCCTGCGTGAGGGGCGCATGCTGGGTCTGCCGCATCACTATCGGGATGCGCGGACCACCGACGGCGTCGAGGCGGTGCACGCCGAACTCGGGCCGGTGGACCTGTATCTCCGTAACGGCCTGCAGTTCCTCCCCTTCACCACCGTCTATCAACTGGCGGCGGAGAATCGGGACGGTCTGCTCGACGAGGCCGACAGCGCCCTGCTGATCCCCGACCTGATCACCTATTGGCTCACCGGCCGACGCGGCACCGAACGCACCAACGCGTCGACCACCGGTCTGCTCGGCATCAACGGCGAGTGGGACGTTGCGATGATGGAGCGGCTCGCCCTCCCCGTCGGATTGTTCCCCGACATCGTCGAGACCGGGACCGATCAGGGCCCGCTGCTCACCGATGTCGCCGATCGCCTCGGCCTCGTCGAGCGTCCGCACGTCACCGCGGTCGCCTCCCACGACACCGCGTCGGCGGTGGCGGCGATCCCGATGGATCCGTCGTCGGCGGCGTACATCTCGTGCGGCACCTGGGGTCTCGTAGGTGTGGAACTCGAGGCACCGGAGGTCTCCCGGGCCGGCTGGAAGGCCAACTTCACCAACGAGGTCGGTGCCGACGGCCGAATCCGCTACCTGCACAACGTGATGGGATTGTGGTTGCTCAGCGAGACGGTCCGGCAGTATCAGCGCGACGGCTACCGTGCCGATCTCGCGGAGCTGCTGGCCCAGGCAGCCGAGGTCACCTCTGGGTTCGAGGTCTTCGACACCGACGACGCGCGGTTCCTTCCACCGGGAGACATGCCGGGCCGCATCCGCGACTGGTACGCCGAGCGTGGCATGCAACCACCGATGACGCGTCCGGAGATGGTGCGCGCCATCGTCGAGAGCCTCGCCGCCGCATTCGCCCACAGCGTGCGCACCGCGGCCGAGCTGTCGAGGAAGGATGTCCGCACCGTGCACATGGTGGGCGGTGGTTCGCAGAACCGACTGCTGTGCCAGCTCACCGCCGACCGACTGGGCCTGCCCGTGCAGGCCGGGCCGGTGGAGGCCACCGCCCTGGGCAACGTGCTGATCACCGCGCGAGCCCACGATCTGATCGATGGCGACCTGGAGGCGATGCGGACCATCGTCGCCGACCGGTTCCCGCCGCAACACTACGCACCCCGACGTTCCCGCAGCACGCGTCACCACGCTGCGGTCGGAGCAGGAAAGGCATGA